Part of the Scylla paramamosain isolate STU-SP2022 unplaced genomic scaffold, ASM3559412v1 Contig129, whole genome shotgun sequence genome is shown below.
TTGCTTCTCTGGACTTGTGTGAGGTGCACCgccctctacctcctcccttttattttcactattgtTACATGATGTGAGGTGCCTGGTAcacccctcccccattcctctttttttttcctccacctatctcctccctctccttctcttagtCTCCATTATGCAAGGAGTAAcagtatcttctcttcctcttcctctcttcctccctctctcttctgtttccacTAACTCCCTCAATTTACAGTTGTTTTCTAAGGTTTAAAtatgggtgaggggtgaggggtggtgtgtgtgggtgtgaaatGATGCAGCAGCAGAAAGTCATGACAACCCAGCTGAtcacctctgtagccttggaaaacagtggtgagagagtgaagggttTCCAAACACGGGTCAAAGATGAACGGCGAATCCTTACCTTGCTTGTCATAGATACAGaaaatttccttcacctcctccagcgACTCCTCATCGCCTTCAATAAGGAACTTGGCGGCCAAAGAACTCCTCAAACTAGAGTGCACCAGAGCctgcacaaggaggaggaggaggaggaggaggaggaggaggaggaggaggaggaggaggaggagtgaatgaaaatgaaatgaatgaatgaatgaaagtatgTATAcatgtctatctctctctatctccttatcTCACCCTGCCACCTGTCATTCTCAGGATGGTAGAGATGGTGTACACATTGATGGTGCCCTTCTCTGTGTCCAAGGCATGCACAGACCTGTGTGGGCATGGGAGAGctggggaagtgtgtgtgtgtgtgtgtgtgtgtgtgtgtgtgtgtgtgtgtgtgtgtgtgtgtgtgtgtgtgtgtgtgtgtgtgtgtgtgtttccatgtaacagtaatgtttttttgtcatcttaCTGTCATCCTAAATTCCTAATATTACTTTTTAAAGGTCTCAGCTTTCTTGTAACCTTCAAAACAATGTATTtcttctatttgtgtgtgtgtgtgtgtgtgtgtgtgtgtgtgtgtgtgtgtgtgtgtgtgtgtgtgtgtgtgtgtgtgtgtgtatatatatatatatatatatatatatatatatatatatatatatatatatatatatatatatatatatatgagacacTTCAAAAATAGTTCATATTCCATGAACAATTTCTCAACTCTGCCTTGACCGATTGTTTAAAACGTAATAGCATCACACTTATCAATCCTTCCTCTTCAATCTCCCGCAAACTGGAACTCTCTAGTTGATGTGGTGTGTCTGTGGTGAAGTGAAGTaactttcagtgttttctcaGCCTCAGCCTGTGTTCATTCAGATGGTTGCATGCCATGTGGTGGCCTGGCTGGGGCCCTAGCTtgcaggggggaggaggggtgccCATGCCTACTTTATCTGCTTCCCTCACCAGTATCTCTCGGTCACTCACTCGCGTGAATGTCTAAATCTATAATTTTgtaaaaacactaaagaaaatagtatTGTTGTCCATCACTtataacacacaagaaaaaatgtaattgtGACAGGTGGGAAGATGTATATGAGTGAAACACAGTctattactgttttattttctctggtaaaacCACTTTCTACACTTGGGGAAGTAACTTGTAACTCTCTGCCAGTAGTATTTTCACTAAGAGGTTGTTTTGGAGCAAATTTTCCCTGATGTGGATGTCTGAGGAATCAGAGGAAGAGGGGTGATTATTTTCCCCTGTAGCCATCACAGTGGTTCGCAGCACACTGAGGCTCAGAGGGAGACACTGTGGTGAGGAAAGGATGTTCACAGGCTCAAAAAGTTGTGCAAAAATTTGAAATTAAGCCCACAAAATGTAGGGCAATCGTAGATGCCACCTGTCCTTTAGGGGTTAATTTGtagttttaatttccttttttttttttttttcttgtaattttgggcttcattttatttttgttaatttttccttttattttaacatTACCAGTATTTCTATGGCATCTTATGACCTTACTTCTAGGGCCAAGCAGGAAATttttcatgactctctctctctctctctctctctctctctctctctctctctctctctctctctctctctctctctctctctctctctctctctctctctctctctctctctctctctctctctctctctctctctctctctctctctctctctctctctctctctctctctctctctctctctctctctctctctctctctgatcttgtATGTGTTTTTGACAGTGTTTTAAGTGATTGTGAGGATACaatggtgttttgagtgtgtttggatgtgtttcagtgtgtatttgtgtgttttattaatgGGTAactgtttgggggtgttttgaaTAGGGCAGAGTGTGTTcaatgtgttttggggtgtgtgGATGTGCTTGAGGTCATTCAGtgagtgtgtttaggtgtgttttgggatatttattggtgttttagtgtttgcaagggtctttgttttattttgagttttggggttcattttggtatttttaggTTGTTAAACATATAGGAAAGTTTAATGGAATTTATAAagatgtttttttaagtgtttagtttgttttcttgtgtttttgaaTTGCTTAGGTTTTAAGTTAGCAAGGCAGTGTTTCAAGGTGTTTTAAGAGAGTTTTGCTGTGGTTTAGGAACATAGAAGAGTCAAAAGGGTCCCTTATCTTACACTCTTCTATCCTGCTTAATTTCAACTAGCAAACCCtttaaaacatcctttaaaagcCACCAGACCCTTTGTTAAGCCTCTTAAATCCTTAAAAAGAGCCTTAAATCCATCATTTAGCCTCATAAACATTGAGTAACACCCTTTAACCTCATCGTCTCCAGCACAGGTTAAAAACACACCTCCCTACCTGATCTTTccccaaataaaacaaaattctaaatGGAAGCAAGTTTTAGGAAATTATTCTGTCAATCAAAAAatatctgcaaaaaaaaaaaagtgtaatctatgatattttatacttttcttccaATTGGTTGCAACACAGTATGACAACAGACTTCACCTCCTTGCCAGCTGTGCAATAAATTCCCtctatatttattaattaattaatttatttgttgtgtgtgtgtgtgtgtgtgttttggtataaatCATTAGTGcagttattattctctctcttgcagtatTTTATGTAAAGAAGTAGGTGAGAGATacaagggtgtgtgtgtctcagtcaGGCagtgttatctgtgtgtgtgtgtgtgtgtgtgtgtgtgtgtgtgtgtgtgtgtgtgtgtgtgtgttctgctttctctcttgcATCACCTCATAAGACTATAAAGACATAATGTGGGTGGTAAGCAAGCCCAGGAGCTCACAGTTCAGCCTGGTATGTGGTATGTGGAATTAAAAACTATACCAAAAATTACATTAATTTCACCTGATATGCAAGGTGGTTGTGTGGAAGATTTCTGAGAAAGGAGGCAAAATATTTGGTggtaaggctctctctctctctctctctctctctctctctctctctctctctctctctctctctctctctctctctctctctctctctctctctctctctctctctctctctctctctctctctctctctctctctccaccataaATGTAGATTAGTCACATGAAAACCATCACTTACAAATATACATCAGTAAGTAAATGTGGCAATTGTTctccaagaaagaaagaagaaagtcaaaaaGCACCACTTGAGGCTATATCTTGTCTGTGCCTCTTAATTGTGGATCCAAGTAATGCTGTTAAAATTATAAATTGATTAACTAATACTACATAGTTTGGGAGTTCCAGTTAGGTACAGTGGTCACTAATACAGATATACTCAAATGTAGAATCTtctatatgttttattttactcaAATTTAGTTTGTTCTGACAAACTAAATTTCTGTTatgactttctcctcttttgagGAGAAGTCATAACAGAAAGCATGATGGATGTAACAAGGGTGATACAAACAAAATCCTGAAGGCTAAATAGAATAGAACTTGTCATTGCCTCAAGCTTCATAAaattcagttaaaaaaaaaaaatacagtaaaatccctcttatccgttATCAACAGGACtgctgacatgccggatacttgaataaaagtgaaattatgtccacagtcaccaccctacactcacgcatattattataacaaagatcagctgatcgccgtgccgtGCGTTGCCACCcgtgctgccacctcacactcaccaacacacaatactactgtactaacattctctttaatactttcctcttataaataagttgatgggttacaaaaataaagtacgtatacacttatttgctttactcaatattagccaacatgtatagcatacaatgaagatatgaaaatgtacgagtgtttgtgacactttttcgctccccacacctctcCTTCAACACCCTCcgggtcatcaacatcatcagattctgtacttgtttgccccaattcttttcccttacaagctactttaaaatagtttctaatatctccttgtttgcagctccttcttctttgcagcAAAAACTCATTCTCAATGCAGTGAAGGGTCATAACATCTCGGGTTGACATGTATGTGCACTGCTCAGCAAACCTGACAAAGCCAGCTATGTGTTTCGCAGCCTGTTCTAAAGTTACTTTaggctcattatcatcatcactatcatcactaatcTTCTCTAAATGATCTACTACAGCGTTGATAAGTTCCTCGTCTGTGAGAGTGAATGTTACGGCCTGATTTTCGTCCACGTCCACCCATTCCTGTAAcgcttcatctgtcactttTCCCCCCATTTCCCACAGCTCGCTCACCACCGaatttttcatgccacctacaaacccttcaaactcctcatcctcatcatcacacatcatcaAAGGGTACAATTTGCACCAACATCGCATCAATGTTTGCCTTTTAACGTCTAGCCAAGCAAGTGAAGCCATGAATATCGCATCCTTAACATTAAACTGTTTTTGGAACTCGGGGGTTGTGCCTTCCTCATaattaatcataatttaatcgattttatgagtacacattgattttttattgattttaaggctcggggaaaaatgtgccagatacttgaagctgccggatactcgaatgctggatgagagggattttccTGTAGAATTTGGCTTttagatagagtggtagatgactggaataattCCAGAATGGTTGCAAGTGGTGAGTCAGTAGAGTACTTAAAAGATTGGacacatttatggatagggCTAATTGGTGGATGTAGGTAGGtatgccacatgtaggcctcgTGTTTCCTTATAGTTTCTCACGTGATATAAAATTCTTTACGTGTTACTGCCTAAGGAAACACAAGGCCTGCATGTGGCATACCTACCTACATCCACCTATCAGCCCTGTCCATAAatgtgtctaatcttttaagtaCTCTACTGACTCACCACTTGCAATCAGTCTGGAATTATTGCagtcatttaccactctatCTAACAGCCaaattctatttctttttaaatgGTAGGTTTGTGTCAGATCCcagtgaaaatgtgaaaatatttgaaatgcTTTGTGTCACTTAGTTAATGAGAAGACTTGAATTGCCGTCGTGTCTTTGCCCTGCAGTGAGCTGGCTGGAGTTGTGAAGCGAGTGTGGCAGCAAGCCCTATGCTGCCGACAGTGATGTGTTGGGAGGCCACAGCAAAGTGTGCGTGGAAGATTCCAGTGGAGGCAGCAGTCTGTGTGGCGGGGCCTTGGGGGGTAAAGTCTTGGCCTGGCCACCCTGCCTGTGACCTGTGGCCTCTTGTTGCTTCACCATgttaaggtggtggtgttgttgttgttgacacaTCTCTGTACAAGCCCACAATATTATTTGACATCAGATAGTTTGCAACatttattaattgatttattttttgacaGAGGGTGGTGCTGTGAAGCTGGTGGCACAGGAGCTGACCAGTGCTGCAGGAAGACAGCACACAGCTTCAGTATCTTCCATGATAGTGTTTAAATATACTGTGTTGGTTTGTTTATTAGCAGTCAGATTAATTTGCTATGCTtagtcttcatttattctttatttagtgttggcatatatataattgtttaatcttttatttagattaatttttccctgtgtgtttattgtgttgGCAAATGTCTTCTCCTTTACAAGCTTACTCCTTGTTGTAGGTCAGTTCAAAGTGGAGCATTTTGACTCCTAATACTTGACTCACCGTACTCATCATCAAGCTGTGTCCTGTACTTCGTGTGTAAGCTTCCATATCTTTGAGTCGTGCATCTAATACACTCTTCACTGTTCACCTGCACATGTTGAGCCTCGCCACATTCATGCAGGACGGAACAAAACGAAGCCTGTCCATTTTGTGTGTCCATTCTTTATTCTAGGCACTGTACAAGATGCAGCGTTTGTATAtgtaatgctgtgtgtgtgtaagggggaCACTTATTGATGAGGGGCTGTGGGGAGTCACTGTGGGGTTcataaacatactgtggggtaCATACTGTGGGGCTGTGGGCTGtctgtggtgaggtgaggagagagagagagagagagagagagagagagagagagagagagagagagagagagagagagagagagagagagagagagagagaaggcatggAAACGAGAGGGACAAGCACAGCACATACAACACAGCAAGGACTCAGACAACACAGCCAATGAGATGAGGCTGTTCATGCCACaccaagaaatgcagcttcccaTACACATGTGGTCAcctgtgtacacacacacacacacacacacacacacacacacacacacacacacacacacggtttggttaggtttgtttgtttttaatgtacAAGGGACAccaaccaagggcaacaaaagtctaataaaaaaaaaaaagaaagaaaggtccATTTTTTTGAggggttaggttaatttagttttgttaggttagggtaggtggtggtgacagccagccagccagccacccagctagccaaagtcaatcagtcagtcagtcagccagccagccagccattcagtcagtcagtcagtcaaagtcggttggtcagtcagtcagtcagtcagtcagtcagtcagccagccagccagccaaagtcagtcagtcagtcagccagccagccaaagtcagtcagtcagtcagtcagtcagccaaaaagtcagtcagtcagtcagtcagccagccaaaaagtcagtcagtcagtcagtcagccagccaaacagtcagtcagtcagtcagtcagccagccaaacagtcagtcagtcagtcagccaggcaaacagtcagtcagtcagtcagtcagtcagtcagtcagtcagtcagtcagccagccagccaaagtCAGTtggttggtcagtcagtcagtcagtcaaggtcggttggtcagtcagtcagtcagtcagtcagtcagtcagtcagtcagtcagccagccagccagccagccaaaaagtcagtcagtcagtcagccagccaaccaaaaagtcagtcagtcagtcagccagccaaacagtcagtcagtcagtcagccaggcaaacagtcagtcagtcagtcagtcagtcaggtcagtcagtcagtcagtcagtcagccagccagccaaagtcagttggtcagtcagtcagtcagtcagtcagtcagccagccaaacagtcagtaagtcagtcagtcagttagtcagtcagccaaacagtcagtcagtcagtcagtcagtcagtcagtcagtcagccagccagccagccaaacggTCATTGAGTCCGTCAGCcagccaaaaagtcagtcagtcagtcagtcagtcagccaaacaaacagtcagtcagtcagtcagtcagtcagtcagtcagtcagtcagtcagccagcagcaaaaagtcagtcagtcagtcagccagccaaaaagtcagtcagtcagtcagccagccaaatggtcggtcagtcagtcagtcagccagccaaaaagtcagtcagtcagccagccaagcggtcagtgagtcagtcagccagccagccaaaaactcagtcagtcagtcagccaaacagtcagtcagtcagccagtcagtcagccagccagccagccaaacagtcagtcagtcagtcaaaaagtcagtcagtcagtcagtcagtcagtcagtcagtcagtcagtcagccagccagccaaacagtcagtcagtcaaccagccaaaaagtcagtcagtcagtcagtcagccagccaaaaagtcagtcagtcagtcagtcagtcagccaaaaagtcagtcagtcagtcagtcagccagccagtagtGCACTGCTAACCTTTGACCCATTAcgtaggcagcagcagcagcagcagcaaagtcTATCAGGAATAGTACAAAGGTGAGGGTCTCCAGACTATTGGCTGTGGCTCGACTAACGCCACACAGGATAGGAGTAGTCTGCCTTGTCCTCAGCATGTACCAGACACACCCACTACCTggcctgtagtagtagtagtagtagtaatttttggGTCTGTACTATCATGACTATCCCAAACTATCTTTACTATTTTGACTATTACAAATAACCTATCTCTGCTACTATCCTGTACTATCCTGACTTGCATGGACTATCTGACTatctgccccctccctccccctgcttGACTTCTATTGTACTATCCTGACTGACTATGCAGAATTATTCTTGTACTATCCAAACTAACCTATGCTGTACTATCCAGATTATCTTTGTACTATCTTGAATGACTAACCTATTCTGTACTATTCTATCTTACCTATTCCTGTACTATCCAGACTATCTAACCTATCTTGTACTATCCAGTGGAACTATTCTGACGTACTTTTTTGTCCAATCCATCTcttcacaacaacaaaaacaacaacgacaataatgataaaagcaataatagtagtagtagtagtagtagtagtagcagtagtagtagtaataataataataataataataataataataataataataattaataataataatagcaaagtAATTAATGTAATTGAAAATCTTGCCCTCTAAAAAATAACGGTTAAAAAATAAAGAgcaaaaataatattattaacattattattatttttaaaagtaataataataataataattgattattagctgaaaaaaaataacattaattatgaaaaaccagagagagaaagagagagagagagactcattgtatcagtagtaaaagtagtattagtgcaatagtagtaatactgTTTAAATCTATCAATCAagcaatcaatctctctctctctctctctctctctctctctctctctctctctctctctctctctctctctctcacccggtAGCCAGCCAGCCGGTCTTCTTTGCGGTCCTGCTCTGACATGGATGGACACGAAATAGTCCAAAGAGGTCTgcaaagatagtagtagtagtagtagtagtagtagtagtagtagcagcagcagcagcagcagcagcagcagcagcagcagcagcagcagcagcagcagcagcagcagcagcagcagcagcagcagcagcagcagcagcagcagcagtagtagtagtagtagtagtagtagtagtagtagtagtagtagtagtagtagtagtagtagtagcagcagcagcagcagcagcagcagcagcagcagcagcagcagcagcagcagcagcagcagcagtaatagtatcatcgtcatcatcagactCACCTGAAGGGAAGATCTTGGGCAAAAATCATATTCTGGAGACCCGTTTCTGCTTTCATACACTTCATAAATGACTGGCACCTCGAGGCACTgttggaaagaaaacgggaataattTACTCAATTTAGTGAAGCTTCCCCTTAAAACTACCGGggcggaaagaaaacgagagccaTTTCGGAGTATTAGAAGGGAGACTCGCATAAAATGTTTTCTATTGAGAGGTAACGCACAATTACGTTCAGTACTGCTAGGGGGAATTTACTTTAGTTACCCATTGAAACTCCCCTGTACAATAATAATTTACAGTGTTTTTACAGGGAATAATTGTTTTAGATATACTGTTAATGTGGTGACGCTTTGAGTGCGGGGTATCTTGAGAGGAAGTCGGCTGCACAGTTCCTTTTACCGGGCAGGTAACGGACAGTGATGCGGTACTGGAGTGTCCTCTCCTTCAGGCGGAACAGCCGCGGGTTCACTATGTCCGTGAGCGCTCGATCACCCAGAAGCTTGACCAGGGGGCGGTGGTCCGTCACCAGCATCAAGTTAGGGCAGCCCAACAAGAACAGGCGAGCCTTACGGAGACACCAAGCCACGGCGAGCGCCTCACCTTCCACTGGAGCGTAACCTGCCTCAGCAGCTGTTAGGTGACGGCTGCCACACAGCGCCAGGCGCCAGCCAGTCTTACAGCAGAATGGTGCATCCACAGCTGAACAACGGCAGTGTTGCTGGAGGATGACGAAGCCTAGCCCCTCCTTGCTCCAGTCAGTCATCACAGCAGTGGGCCGGGTACGGTCGTAGTAAGTCAGTCCGTCCTTAGCCAGCAGACATATCGTGTCCTTTGCCTGTTCGAGCTTCTGCCGCAGCTGCTCGTCCCAGTACACCTTCTTGCCAGTAGGCTTCTTAAGTAGGTCCCGGAAGGGCTCCATAATGGGGGCTGTTGCAAGGAAGGGTGCCAGTTGATTCACGAATCCATACCAAGACCTCACATCAGTGATGGAGGGCTGTTCAGGCATGGAGAACTTCCGTATGGCAGCCAGGCGTTCATCTGCAGGCCTGTAGGTGACCCAGTCGAGATGGAAGCCAACGAACTCTGCCTCACGACGACAGAACTGAAACTTCTCTGGCTTCAGAGTGATGCCCTTCCGGGCGCACAGCTCAAGGAAGTCAAAGGTGTGCCAGAAGGCCTCCTCAATGCTGGCATCATAGAGCAGAGTGTCATCGATGCACTTATGCTTCCGGGGAAAATCCATGATGGCATCATCGAATCTCTTCGTGTATGCATCTGTTGCCGAGCAGTGCCCCATAGGTGTTCTGCAGTACTGATAGCGACCCCAGGGAGTAATGAAGGTCGTCAGACTCCTGCTTTCTTCATCAAGCTCGACTTGGTGGAATCCCCAGTGAGCGTCCATCACAGTCTTATAGGAGTGTGGGGGGATGTCTGACACCATGTCGAAAGGCGCGGGCGTGTGGTGTGTTTCTCGGCGGCACCATGCATTTAGCCTCTGGAAGTCCACAGTCCTTCGCGGCTTGCCAGACTTtttggccaccaccaccatacgcGCACACCATTCCGTGGCCTCGCCCGCGGGAACAGGGCGAATCACGCCTCTTTTGACGTCATCGTCGAGTTGTTGCTTAACCTCAGCCCTCCAGTGCTTGGGAACTGAAGCAGGGGTGTGGCAGGCGTGGGGCTGCGCGCCATCCAGCAGGTGAATGTGATGCGGAGCACCTTCCATGACGGGTAGCGGGTTCCTGTCAGTGTTGAATGCTGTAGACGAGAACTGCCCCAGCAACCATTCCTCCAGACGGGGAATGTTCTCCTCCagtggtggcagcggcagcGAGGAAGGTCTGGTCGGGGGGCAGTCGGAGAGGCCTTCCGTAGTCTCTGCAGCAGCAACATACGACTGTGGGTGAGGGAAGCCGCTGTGCACCAGCCTCAACTCCTTACAGGCAGTGCATGAGAGATACAGGCGCTCCACTGACTTTACAAAGTGCACCTCCTGCAGTGTTGAGCGTCCTGGGAGGCTGATGTGGCAGGGCGCTGCTCCAAGGCTAGCCAATGGTATCTTGGCCAGGTCTCTGAGGCCAGCCCGACGCTGCAACAGCGCAGGCCGAAGACCGAGCGAAGACATCAGGGCTGGGCCAGCCACGCACACCTGGGCCCCCGTGTCAGCCACCGCTGTAGTGGTGCAAGCTTGGCCTCCCACCTGTGGGACCAACTGCACCTGCAGGAGTGGCTCTGGGGCGATACCGGCGGCGCCGACGGTCACACTATTGACAGCCTTACCAGCCTCACGTTTCCCGGAGCTCTTGCACCTCCTCTTAAAGTGCCCAGGCTTCCCGCACGCAACACAAGTGGCATGCTGCGCGGGGCAGGAGGCTCTACCCGGAGCATGCCTATACCCACACCAGCGGCACGACTTGTGGGGGTCTCTGGCAGGGTGGCGGGAGGCGGCAACCATGGGCTGGGGAGAGGTGACGTCATCGTCGCTGACGTCATCAGGCGTGACGTCAGTGCCCGCCAACTCACATTCGCGCGAGTTTTTCCCGCCATGCATGGAGGTGGCGTCCCGGCGCGCCGCCTCAAACGAGACACAAAAGGCCCTAAGGCTCTCCATATCACCAAATATATGACACTGTCTAAACACCTCTTGTTTTAGGGCCGAGTCACTCAGACCTACCAACACTTTGCGCAGAAGTATATACTCTGAGAGGTCGCACTCACATTGCGGGCACTGGAATTCACAATCCACGGCGCGCTGGGCACACCGCACGAAAAAAGCACTGACAGGCTCGTCGACGGCCTGACAAACACTAAAGAAGTCAGACCAGCGCACTGCCTGATTCGATGCCCGCAACACAATCTTCCCTATGGCATCCAGGGCGTCCTTCTTAGACGAGGCTTGCCACTCATCTGTAGTGAACTTTACGTCCAGGGCGCGCTGCAGGTCAGCCACACACAACAGGCGGATGTGGAGCACGGCTTCCTGGTCCGGCCATCTTGAGAGGGACAGCCATGCCTCCACCGAGCGCCGCCATGTCCTAAAGCCTGCCGAGGACATCTCCAGCATGCATTTCTCCGGCGTGACCCCTGCGGGAGCCTTTCCAGAGGGACGCTGGCCAGTGGCAGAAAGTGACGCCAGGCTGGCTTGCAGTGATGCGATGGCCTGCTGCTGTGCCAAGAAAGCAGACTGAGCTTGAAAGACCAGCGACGGGAACACTGCCTGCTGCAGGACTCCGGCGGCCTCGCGGAGTTGCACCAAGGCGACGTGGCAACGGCATGATGAGCAGTACGTAGCTTCGAGGTCACTGCGCCATGTTAGAGGGCTTGTGAAGAGAGACGCCAGCTGCCGTTGTCTGCCTTTATTGACTGATACAAGAACAGCACATCTACCCCGTATGCTGGTCGTGGTGCAATTGCCACTGTCGCGGCGCGACTCACGGGCGCCGCTGGTGGCCGCGGGTCCCACAGTTGCCAGTTCgccatatacatatacatagacATCCTACATATACTGAgtctgggatgcactgggagaggctgggatgcactggaagaagctggaatgcactgggagaggctgggatggactgggagaagctgggatacactgggagactgggatgcactgggagagactgggatacactgggggaggctgggatacagtgggagaggctgggatgcactgggagaggctgggatgcactgggagaggcaaGGATGCACTGGGTGAGGCTAGGATGcaatgggagaggctgggatgtactgggagaggctgggatgcactatgagaggctgggatgtactGGGAGAGATTGGGatgtactgggagaggctgagatgcactg
Proteins encoded:
- the LOC135099441 gene encoding uncharacterized protein LOC135099441; translation: MLEMSSAGFRTWRRSVEAWLSLSRWPDQEAVLHIRLLCVADLQRALDVKFTTDEWQASSKKDALDAIGKIVLRASNQAVRWSDFFSVCQAVDEPVSAFFVRCAQRAVDCEFQCPQCECDLSEYILLRKVLVGLSDSALKQEVFRQCHIFGDMESLRAFCVSFEAARRDATSMHGGKNSRECELAGTDVTPDDVSDDDVTSPQPMVAASRHPARDPHKSCRWCGYRHAPGRASCPAQHATCVACGKPGHFKRRCKSSGKREAGKAVNSVTVGAAGIAPEPLLQVQLVPQVGGQACTTTAVADTGAQVCVAGPALMSSLGLRPALLQRRAGLRDLAKIPLASLGAAPCHISLPGRSTLQEVHFVKSVERLYLSCTACKELRLVHSGFPHPQSYVAAAETTEGLSDCPPTRPSSLPLPPLEENIPRLEEWLLGQFSSTAFNTDRNPLPVMEGAPHHIHLLDGAQPHACHTPASVPKHWRAEVKQQLDDDVKRGVIRPVPAGEATEWCARMVVVAKKSGKPRRTVDFQRLNAWCRRETHHTPAPFDMVSDIPPHSYKTVMDAHWGFHQVELDEESRSLTTFITPWGRYQYCRTPMGHCSATDAYTKRFDDAIMDFPRKHKCIDDTLLYDASIEEAFWHTFDFLELCARKGITLKPEKFQFCRREAEFVGFHLDWVTYRPADERLAAIRKFSMPEQPSITDVRSWYGFVNQLAPFLATAPIMEPFRDLLKKPTGKKVYWDEQLRQKLEQAKDTICLLAKDGLTYYDRTRPTAVMTDWSKEGLGFVILQQHCRCSAVDAPFCCKTGWRLALCGSRHLTAAEAGYAPVEGEALAVAWCLRKARLFLLGCPNLMLVTDHRPLVKLLGDRALTDIVNPRLFRLKERTLQYRITVRYLPGKRNCAADFLSRYPALKASPH